The proteins below are encoded in one region of Zootoca vivipara chromosome 10, rZooViv1.1, whole genome shotgun sequence:
- the LOC118090726 gene encoding C-type lectin PAL-like — MDHCSAKELPNVQDVLLGSVVLPDDEAHLHTPLPTGLPKKASGLYNIHCRRDQLPISPDLPNKDSLIGYQVPMGRITFFHLSIWGFLVSCFVLQGTEAYSCPPDWINIQRHCYSLKKVPRKWNDAETDCQTYGTKSHLASILSEGEHRRLAAAITAGNDLSVNIWIGLFRMKKGGKIKHWRWTDNAVVGYMPWGPGQPSNCRNEQYCVELYGVDFMDLNDNNCDTENFYICKMPL; from the exons ATGGATCACTGCTCAGCCAAGGAACTCCCAAATGTCCAAGATGTGCTTTTGGGTTCAGTAGTTCTTCCTGATGACGAGGCCCACCTGCACACACCACTCCCTACTGGTTTGCCTAAGAAAGCTTCAGGACTTTATAATATCCATTGCAGAAGAGACCAGCTTCCCATCTCTCCAGACTTGCCAAACAAAGACAGCCTAATAGGCTACCAG GTGCCGATGGGACGCATCACTTTCTTCCACCTCTCCATTTGGGGCTTCCTGGTTTCCTGCTTTGTTCTACAAG GCACAGAAGCATATAGCTGCCCCCCGGACTGGATCAACATTCAGAGGCATTGCTATTCCTTAAAGAAAGTTCCACGGAAATGGAATGATGCAGAG ACAGACTGCCAAACCTATGGGACAAAGAGCCACCTGGCCTCCATCCTTAGCGAGGGAGAGCACAGGCGTTTAGCCGCTgcgataacagcgggaaatgacCTCAGCGTCAACATCTGGATTGGGTTGTTCAGAATGAAAAAGGGTGGGAAG ATCAAGCACTGGAGATGGACCGATAATGCCGTGGTTGGCTACATGCCTTGGGGACCTGGACAACCCTCCAACTGCAGAAATGAACAATACTGTGTCGAGTTGTATGGAGTCG ACTTCATGGACTTGAATGATAATAATTGCGATACTGAGAATTTCTACATCTGCAAAATGCCACTGTAG